A genomic segment from Spinacia oleracea cultivar Varoflay chromosome 3, BTI_SOV_V1, whole genome shotgun sequence encodes:
- the LOC110785669 gene encoding uncharacterized protein yields MSTPFSEDIMNAPKEPKVKTPTIEAYDRTTDLDMHLVAYRHHMYVQGTNEATWCKYFPATLKGVASKWFERLPPGSIASFNELQTLFSTRFMAHKEERKKSMHLGRIQQGKDESLRIYVKRFNLEAGQIPDLPDGVSFDNFIKGLKKGSFKFDLVMKSVRTMAEVLDEAAFIHATEICSASKDGRTGEATDSSGKKDKIDRKAPRVNGTWALSKEHDTNSPVHKRELPQEREYFEYNTDLLTILKGVRTRFDLERPFPMKSPAESRDPKLYCQFHEDIGHDTKNCRSLKRALDGLASKGHLKNYLQRNSHGSGKYQYKKNKSPVSPTEGNHIEGGFVAVISRGPAAGGPTMRGQKDYARRLGQVMLSGKSPVDPFPRIEICESDGGRVATPHDDPLVVEFKISNMRVKRILIDTGSSSDIMSEECLNRLAHDPKTIENIHYPIIGFGGSIIHPVCVITLPVRIGDRKDGRKMEVNFLIVKDLTAYNGLYMETNSKQETVISQPSTRQHGRKIRPKPEARENMRKNCLPPMRVNQPKQNQSR; encoded by the exons atgagtactCCTTTCTCCGAGGATATCATGAACGCCCCGAAAGAACCCAAGGTGAAAACTCCTACCATTGAAGCCTATGACCGTACCACCGATCTAGATATGCACCTAGTTGCATACCGTCATCatatgtatgttcaaggaaccaatgaagccacttggtgcaaatattttcctGCCACTCTTAAAGGGGTAGCGTCTAAATGGTTTGAGCGACTGCCCCCAGGGTCAATTGCGTCTTTCAACGAACTGCAAACCCTGTTCTCCACcaggttcatggcacacaaggaagaaaggaaaaaaagTATGCACTTGGGACGAATTCAACAGGGAAAAGATGAATCACTAAGAATATATGTGAAACGTTTCAACCTAGAGGCCGGACAGATCCCAGACTTACCCGACGGTGTCTCCTTCGATAATTTTATCAAGGGATTGAAGAAAGGATCCTTCAAGTTTGACCTAGTCATGAAAAGTGTGCGGACTATGGCCGAAGTTTTGGACGAGGCcgcatttatccatgcaacagaaatatgcagTGCGTCAAAGGATGGAAGGACTGGAGAAGCAACAGATTCCTCAGGGAAGAAAGACAAAATAGACCGTAAAGCCCCACGAGTAAATGGTACTTGGGCTCTCTCgaaagagcatgataccaatTCTCCTGTACACAAGAGAGAGCTTCCACAAGAAAGAGAATATTTCGAGTATAACACGGATCTCCTTACGATACTGAAAGGCGTCAGAACCAGGTTTGACCTTGAACGACCTTTTCCCATGAAGTCTCCTGCTGAGAGTCGAGACCCTAAGTTGTATTGTcagttccatgaagatataGGGCATGACACCAAGAACTGTAGAAGCTTGAAGAGAGCTCTAGACggcctagcctccaaaggacacctcaagaactacttacagaGAAATTCTCACGGCTCTGGAAAATACCagtacaaaaagaacaagtcacctgtCTCACCTACAGAGGGAAACCACATCGAAGGGGggtttgtagccgtcatatctaGGGGACCAGCTgctggaggacccaccatgagggGGCAGAAAGACTATGCTCGCCGCCTAGGGCAGGTAATGCTGTCAGGGAAGTCACCTGTGGACCCATTTCCACGGATCGAGATATGTGAGTCGGATGGTGGACGAGTAGCCACtccgcatgacgatcctcttGTGGTCGAATTCAAAATCTCCAATATGAGGGTGAAGCGCATCCTAATAGACACTGGGAGCTCGTCTGACATAATGAGCGAGGAATGCCTCAACCGCCTAGCACATGACCCCAAAACCATAGAGAACAtacactatcccatcattggttttggaggaAGCATTATACACCCCGTATGCGTCATCACCTTGCCGGTTCGGATTGGGGATAGAAAAGATGGACGGAAGATGGAAGTGAACTTCTTAATTGTCAAGGACTTGAcagcatacaat GGACTATACATGGAGACCAACAGCAAGCAAGAGACTGTTATCTCACaaccctcaacccgtcagcatggaagaaAGATCAGGCCGAAGCCAGAAGCAAGAGAAAACATGAGGAAGAACTGCCTGCCACCAATGAGAGTAAACCAGCCAAAACAGAACCAATCAAGATAG
- the LOC130469981 gene encoding uncharacterized protein — MNFDDFDLLQHLREALRNVQDGELCRQPRSGEPPRVVDKFKMTELPEFFGGTDPERVVTLREAIKYREELFEEKRLGDIFVFDEGNEDEEVEGYEALLFAFEHQIDLVPGSSLPNKAAYRCNPEETKELKKQINELKSQGYVRESLSPCDVPFFLVPKEDGTWRMCVDSRAVNNITI, encoded by the exons ATGAATTTTGACGATTTTGATCTTTTACAACATCTCCGTGAGGCCTTGAGGAACGTCCAAGATGGAGAGCTTTGTAGGCAGCCAAGAAGTGGTGAACCACCACGGGTTGTGGATAAATTCAAAATGACCGAACTCCCCGAGTTTTTTGGTGGGACAGATCCTGAG CGAGTAGTAACCTTGAGGGAAGCCATTAAGTaccgtgaggagttgtttgaggAGAAAAGGTTGGGTGacatatttgtgtttgatgagggCAACGAGGATGAGGAGGTGGAAGGATATGAGGCTCTATT gtttgcctttgaacatcaaattgatcttgttCCAGGATCCTCACTGCCcaataaggctgcctatcgcTGTAATCCGGAGGAAACCAAGGAATTAAAGAAGCAAATTAATGAACTTAAGAGTCAGGGTTATGTtcgagaaagcttgagtccatgtgatGTACCGTTTTTTCTTGTACCTAAGGAGGATGGAACGtggaggatgtgtgttgatagtagggcagtgaataacattaccatttAG